The genomic window CTCTCTGGGGTGAATGACTTCCGTGAGCTGCGCAAGATGATCGACAATGAGGATCAAGATGCGTGGCTGGCCTACAACATTTACATCCACCAGCTCCGTCGCTATATCGGCTCCTACATGATCGCCCTTGGCCGAGTGAATGCGATTACCTTCACTGCCGGTGTCGGCGAAAATGACGTCGACGTGCGTGCCGACGCCCTGGCACATCTTGAAGGTTTCGGTATCAAGATCGATCCGGAGCGAAATGCGTTGCCGAATACCGGTCCGCGTGAGATCTCCACCGATGATTCCGCCATCAAGGTGTTTGTTGTTCCCACGAATGAGGAGTTGGCCATTGCTCGCTATGCCAAGGAGCTGGCGGAGTAGATGAACTCTGGGTAAATTTCGAATAAATATTCGAATTTGCTCTTGCGGTGTGTGGTGGGGCGTTTTATCCTTTTCTTAGAACGGGTGATCGGGAAAGGGGGATGAAATGTTCTACCGCAACTGCAATCTTGATGATGACTTAAGTCAGCAGGGCGTATTCCTTCGCCGCTATGAGTACCTCATGTGGGAAGAAGCGACACCAACCGTTGCTGGCTCCAACTGGGAAATGGATGCCCTCGAAGTTGGGGCGAGTCTTGGAATGTCGGCCTCTGCAGTACTCAACCGCTTCTCAGCGGTGTACACGATGTGGAACCTTCCCGCTACGTATAAGGTTTTCCGCCAACATTGGCATCTGGATATTCCTCGGCTGCTTGCCATCAGTTCAGCATTGAGCGAAGCGGATAATTATCCGCAATATGACGAGGCTATCGCCGAGTTTCTTACTCCAAGCGTGGAGGATGAAGCGGTGCCGTCTGCTCGTCAGATCCGAAACTTCATCCGAGGGCTGCAAGAACCTTTTGATCAATCCCAGGATGAGGAAGAAGATCAACTCTGGGTTGTTCCTGCAACCAATGGCAGAACTGCGGTGGGCGTGGTCTCTAGCGACGCCACCGCGTCGCTCATCCGTGAGCGCCTCCGAGCAGAAGCTTCAAAGGGCGACGTGCCGATGGGGGAGCTGCTGCTTCAAATGCTGCAGGGAAACACAAAAGTGATGCTCAATGTCTACGAGGATGCCTCCGGCACAATCCGCACTGCGGCTGGAGCGCAATTCAGTGAGATTGAAGCCACCTGGCTGCGGGAACGAGCTGCCCGTCGGGTTCTCTCCCGTGACGAGACCACCGATGCCTACCGCTTCACCTCGCGGATGCGTGCGTTTATCGCCGGCAGGGACGGCCACTGCCGCTACCCCGGCTGCACCGTGCCCGACTACGCCTGCGATATTGACCACGTGCTCGAGTTTGACCGGGGCGGCAAGACCACACCTTCAAACGCTCAACTGCTGTGCAGGCACCACCACAACCTTAAAACTTACAAACGGCTCACGTGCAGCATAGACGAACATGCGGTAGTCACCTGGCACATCGGAGAAAAAGAAATCCGAACCACACCTGGTGGCGTACTCCCGCCCTAGAACCAAGTCATCGGCCGCACCTTGTTGGCCATATCCGCTAGGGAGTAGCGGTGTCGAGCATTCGGCGCATTGCGAGCGAGGATGCGGAGGGATTCCGACAACCCAACCTGCAGTCCGTGCTGCGTGAAGGGATAACCAAGCAGATCCACATCCGCAGTAGCAGCGCTGAGTTGGTGTGCCCGAAGCCAATTGAGCCCAGCATTGAGCACGGCAACCTTGATCTGTAGGAAACGTGCTTCGTTATTTGGAATGGCCTCAATCCTTCTGGCCGCCCGACGAATCCGCGATTCGTTCAAATCTCCGCTAATCAAATACAAGATCGCGCTGAGCTCGGCCATCCTGTAGTGAGAAGACGCTGGGGAGACTGAATCGAGCGTCGATACCGCTAAATCCACCTGGTTTTCCGCAACAAGCTGCCGGGCCAAACCGAAGGCGGAAGAAACAGTGGTCGGATTCGTTTTCCACACCAGCGCATAGAGATAAATGGCCTTAAATCTCAGCACCTCGGGAGAACTCGCCAGCTCCCGCCACGTGCCGCCAACCTCGGCGATCGCTTCGCCTTGCAAATTAGCAGCAGCAAGAGCGATATCGGGGTTCAGCAGGGATTTTGTATTGTGGCCATTATCTTGCAGGAGCAATTCGGACACTGCGGCGCGTGCCAACTTCGGTGCGGGCTCGCCGGGGAGGATGTTGTAGACCTCATTGAACGCATGCTGGGCGCTGGCGTAGTCGTCGAGAAGCAACGCGGTGATGCCGGAGTACCAAAGGTGGCGCCAGTCGTTTTTGATGGTGAGTTTTTCCAGCCAGGAGCGTGCTTCGCGGATGAAGCCGAGATCAAGGAGTGACCGCACGACGGCGAGAGGGATTTCTCGCGACGTGGGGAAATCGGCCATGGCTTCGCGCATCATCTCCAGCGCTTCGGAAGGTTCGGAGTAAGAAGAACCCGTGATGAGCCCCGCGCCCGGGTCTTCTCGGTCCAGTAGCGGCACTGGCAGGGCGGTGTTGATTTCCTCGCTGGTGATGCGGACGTTGCGTTCGACGCCGTCGATAAGCTGATCCGTGCGATACACCAAGTGTTTGGTGCCAAACGTAGAGCGCTGCGGGGAATATAGGGAATGTTGCGCAGGGAATTGTTCGTCCCGGTGGACGGCCAAAAATTCCCGCAGTACCCCGTAGAGCTGGGTTTCTAAGGTGCGAACATCGGCGAAGCGGCGGTTGGGGTCCGAGCTGGTGGCGCGACGAAGCAGGCGGTAAAGGGACATATTGTGGGCGAAGAGTGGCTCGTCGTCCGGGGTGGGTAGACCCTGCATGATGCCCTCTTCTGTGGGCATGTGCACCACCATCGAGGCGAGCGTGCGGCCGATGGTGTAAATGTCGCTGGCAACCGACGGTCCTTCTGTGGGCACTTCGGGCGCCTGGAAACCTTTGGTGCCATAGATGTAGCCGAAGGCGCCGATGCCGGATACAGCGCCGAGATCGATCAGCATCACCTGATCCTCAGTCAAGATGATGTTGTCCGGTTTGAGGTCGTTATAGAGCACGCCGCGTGAATGTAGATATTCCAGCGCAGGTAAAATTTCGAGGATATAGCCGATTGCGACATCGATGGTGAACACGCCGCCTTGCTGTCGGCGCTGCTGGGAGCTTAACGACGGCCCAGGTACGTACTCCATCACGATTAGCCCGCCGACCCGTGGGTCGTCCACGAAGTTGTAGGCCTTCACAATTTCGGGATGGCTGATGCTCGCCAGGAACTCACGCTCAATTTCTGCGGCACCCATTTGCTGTGCG from Corynebacterium gerontici includes these protein-coding regions:
- a CDS encoding HNH endonuclease signature motif containing protein, producing MFYRNCNLDDDLSQQGVFLRRYEYLMWEEATPTVAGSNWEMDALEVGASLGMSASAVLNRFSAVYTMWNLPATYKVFRQHWHLDIPRLLAISSALSEADNYPQYDEAIAEFLTPSVEDEAVPSARQIRNFIRGLQEPFDQSQDEEEDQLWVVPATNGRTAVGVVSSDATASLIRERLRAEASKGDVPMGELLLQMLQGNTKVMLNVYEDASGTIRTAAGAQFSEIEATWLRERAARRVLSRDETTDAYRFTSRMRAFIAGRDGHCRYPGCTVPDYACDIDHVLEFDRGGKTTPSNAQLLCRHHHNLKTYKRLTCSIDEHAVVTWHIGEKEIRTTPGGVLPP
- a CDS encoding serine/threonine protein kinase encodes the protein MTEPHTEAVPFDPFADDDEEDYREQVGIRAREEALSTFRSQRSESHADRTVANGMVTLPFIPLIPLEDALKEPKTAPQLNPGDVVANQYEIAGVIGQGGMGYIYLAHDRNVSGRMVVLKGIREGAQQMGAAEIEREFLASISHPEIVKAYNFVDDPRVGGLIVMEYVPGPSLSSQQRRQQGGVFTIDVAIGYILEILPALEYLHSRGVLYNDLKPDNIILTEDQVMLIDLGAVSGIGAFGYIYGTKGFQAPEVPTEGPSVASDIYTIGRTLASMVVHMPTEEGIMQGLPTPDDEPLFAHNMSLYRLLRRATSSDPNRRFADVRTLETQLYGVLREFLAVHRDEQFPAQHSLYSPQRSTFGTKHLVYRTDQLIDGVERNVRITSEEINTALPVPLLDREDPGAGLITGSSYSEPSEALEMMREAMADFPTSREIPLAVVRSLLDLGFIREARSWLEKLTIKNDWRHLWYSGITALLLDDYASAQHAFNEVYNILPGEPAPKLARAAVSELLLQDNGHNTKSLLNPDIALAAANLQGEAIAEVGGTWRELASSPEVLRFKAIYLYALVWKTNPTTVSSAFGLARQLVAENQVDLAVSTLDSVSPASSHYRMAELSAILYLISGDLNESRIRRAARRIEAIPNNEARFLQIKVAVLNAGLNWLRAHQLSAATADVDLLGYPFTQHGLQVGLSESLRILARNAPNARHRYSLADMANKVRPMTWF